From Mya arenaria isolate MELC-2E11 chromosome 1, ASM2691426v1, a single genomic window includes:
- the LOC128222212 gene encoding collagen alpha-2(IV) chain-like, with the protein MVTPEDANEVNHHPRSQQFVIVKGGYPNIGGYPKIGGYPNIGGYPNKGGYPNIGGYPNKGGYPNIGGYPNIGGYPNIGGYPNIGGYPNIGGYPNIGGYPNIGGYPNIGGYPNIGGYPNIGGYPNIGGYPNIGGYPNIGGYPNIGGYPNIGGYPNIGGYPNIGGYPNIGGYPNIGGYPNIGGYPNIGGYPNKGGYPNIGGYPNIGGYPNIGGYPNIGGYPNKGGYPNIGGYPNKGGYPNIGGYPNIGGYPNIGGYPNIGGYPNIGGYPNIGGYPNIGGYPNKGGYPNIGGYPNIGGYPNIGGYPNIGGYPNIGGYPNIGGYPNIGGYPNIGGYPNIGGYPNIGGYPNIGGYPNIGGYPNIGGYPNIGGYPNIGGYPNIGGYPNKGGYPNIGGYPNIGGYPNIGGYPNIGGYPNIGGYPNIGGYPNIGGYPNIGGYPNIGGYPNIGGYPNIGGYPNIGGYPNIDIKDC; encoded by the coding sequence GCGGTTACCCAAACATAGGCGGTTACCCAAAGATAGGCGGCTACCCAAACATAGGCGGCTACCCAAACAAAGGCGGCTACCCAAACATAGGCGGCTACCCAAACAAAGGCGGCTACCCAAACATAGGCGGTTACCCAAACATAGGCGGTTACCCAAACATAGGCGGTTACCCAAACATAGGCGGCTACCCAAACATAGGCGGCTACCCAAACATAGGCGGCTACCCAAACATAGGCGGCTACCCAAACATAGGCGGTTACCCAAACATAGGCGGTTACCCAAACATAGGCGGCTACCCAAACATAGGCGGCTACCCAAACATAGGCGGCTACCCAAACATAGGCGGCTACCCAAACATAGGCGGCTACCCAAACATAGGCGGTTACCCAAACATAGGCGGCTACCCAAACATAGGCGGCTACCCAAACATAGGCGGCTACCCAAACATAGGCGGTTACCCAAACATAGGCGGTTACCCAAACATAGGCGGCTACCCAAACAAAGGCGGCTACCCAAACATAGGCGGCTACCCAAACATAGGCGGTTACCCAAACATAGGCGGCTACCCAAACATAGGCGGCTACCCAAACAAAGGCGGCTACCCAAACATAGGCGGCTACCCAAACAAAGGCGGCTACCCAAACATAGGCGGTTACCCAAACATAGGCGGTTACCCAAACATAGGCGGTTACCCAAACATAGGCGGCTACCCAAACATAGGCGGCTACCCAAACATAGGCGGCTACCCAAACATAGGCGGTTACCCAAACAAAGGCGGCTACCCAAACATAGGCGGTTACCCAAACATAGGCGGTTACCCAAACATAGGCGGTTACCCAAACATAGGCGGTTACCCAAACATAGGCGGCTACCCAAACATAGGCGGCTACCCAAACATAGGCGGCTACCCAAACATAGGCGGCTACCCAAACATAGGCGGCTACCCAAACATAGGCGGCTACCCAAACATAGGCGGCTACCCAAACATAGGCGGCTACCCAAACATAGGCGGCTACCCAAACATAGGCGGCTACCCAAACATAGGCGGTTACCCAAACATAGGCGGCTACCCAAACAAAGGCGGCTACCCAAACATAGGCGGTTACCCAAACATAGGCGGTTACCCAAACATAGGCGGTTACCCAAACATAGGCGGCTACCCAAACATAGGCGGCTACCCAAACATAGGCGGCTACCCAAACATAGGCGGCTACCCAAACATAGGCGGCTACCCAAACATAGGCGGCTACCCAAACATAGGCGGCTACCCAAACATAGGCGGCTACCCAAACATAGGCGGCTACCCAAACATAGACATCAAGGATTGTTGA